The [Pantoea] beijingensis genomic sequence CTTAGCGTTAAGTATAGAAATTGTTTCGTTACTCATTTCTTTCGCCCGGACTCCGTATACGTCATATATCGCTCACCCTCTGGTTAGTGATAAAAGAGGAGCCCGCGCCAGCTGACAAAAGCCTGCAGGTAAAAGTCTGTCGCGTATGGTACGGATTACGACGCCGAATGCCAACGCGTTTTATCAATGCTTTCCGGTGTGCCCCCTGCAATTGCTGATACAGTCAGATGCACCGGTCATCCCCCCCGAAACATCGCCTCGCAAACAGATGGCAAAGGAAGCTGTTAGGATGGGCTTGGGTGCTTAATGACAAAGATTGCTATCTGATTAATTGACTACTGATTTCATCACTCCGCCGAATGGTGCAGGTAAACGGGACTTTTCTGGTAAACTGCGCGCCACGATCCCCCGATTTTATGTAGAGAGTTTTCCGTGACCGCTTTTTCAACCCTGACGACACTGCCCGCCAGCCAGCTTGCCAATCTCGAAGAGATGGGTTACCAAACCATGACACCGATTCAGGCAGCGGCGCTTCCGGCCATACTGGCCGGACATGATGTCCGTGCGCAGGCCAAAACGGGGAGCGGAAAAACCGCTGTTTTTGGTCTTGGCATTCTCCAGACCATTGATGCTTCAAGTTTTGTCACCCAGTCGCTGGTGTTGTGTCCAACGCGTGAACTGGCGGACCAGGTGACCAAAGAGCTGCGTCGACTGGCGCGTTTTACCCAAAACATCAAAATTCTGACGCTGTGCGGTGGCCAGCCAGTGGGAGCACAGCGTGACTCTTTAGTTCACGCGCCGCACATTGTGGTAGGTACACCGGGCCGTATCATCGATCATCTCAAACGTGAAACCCTGAAACTGAATAGTCTGAAAAGTCTGGTGCTGGATGAAGCCGACCGCATGCTGGAGATGGGATTTCGTGAGGATATCGACGACATCATCAGCTTTGCGCCGTCTACTCGGCAAACGTTACTGTTTTCCGCTACCTGGCCGCAGAGCATTGCGCAGATTAGTCAACGCATCCAGCGTGATCCGCTAACCATTGAAACCGGGGACGTATCCGAGCTGCCAACGATTGAGCAAACATTCTATGAAGCCGGGAATCGAGAAAAAGTAGCGCTGCTGGCGGGCCTGTTGAGTACGCAGCAACCTAAATC encodes the following:
- the dbpA gene encoding ATP-dependent RNA helicase DbpA; translation: MTAFSTLTTLPASQLANLEEMGYQTMTPIQAAALPAILAGHDVRAQAKTGSGKTAVFGLGILQTIDASSFVTQSLVLCPTRELADQVTKELRRLARFTQNIKILTLCGGQPVGAQRDSLVHAPHIVVGTPGRIIDHLKRETLKLNSLKSLVLDEADRMLEMGFREDIDDIISFAPSTRQTLLFSATWPQSIAQISQRIQRDPLTIETGDVSELPTIEQTFYEAGNREKVALLAGLLSTQQPKSCVVFCNTKRECDDIAEALEGHNISALALHGDLEQRDRDRVLIQFANGSCRVLVATDVAARGLDIKELALVVNYQLAFDPEVHVHRIGRTARAGQHGEAVSFVAADEMVRAHALEDYLQMTLNWQPNAALKSAPIVALPAEMSTLCIEGGRKAKIRPGDILGALTGEAGLNAEVVGKIAITTTHAYVAIRQDAARQAMKQLQQVKIKGKSCRVQLLK